In the genome of Leptolyngbya sp. FACHB-261, one region contains:
- a CDS encoding cytochrome P460 family protein: protein MTFKQRLLNWGGLFISTMVLAIVLSQQLTPPQQLQPNPTVAQTPIETRSATPATAPLFEPQVRYDRSLAHYATVSRGDGSFRQIFIDAGSIDAIQPGKPLPDGTLFVMETWYSSEAPGTVFVKQKQNGEWQYGSFSPNQPHYQMRFSGSCHSCHAPFRETDFTLTKPLLEAALRSRQVQTAYCSRPGRTPCAPEAYIPSENQAQ, encoded by the coding sequence ATGACGTTCAAGCAGCGTTTGCTCAACTGGGGAGGGTTGTTTATCAGCACCATGGTGTTGGCGATCGTCCTGTCTCAACAGCTGACACCCCCTCAGCAACTCCAACCAAACCCGACTGTTGCTCAGACCCCAATTGAAACTCGCTCTGCAACCCCTGCCACAGCTCCCTTATTTGAACCTCAAGTTAGATATGACCGCAGCCTGGCTCACTACGCCACGGTGTCTCGTGGGGATGGTTCATTCCGTCAAATATTTATTGATGCAGGTTCCATTGACGCCATTCAGCCTGGAAAGCCACTACCAGATGGCACCCTATTTGTGATGGAAACCTGGTATTCGTCGGAGGCTCCAGGCACAGTTTTCGTCAAGCAGAAACAGAATGGGGAATGGCAGTACGGGTCATTCAGCCCTAACCAGCCCCATTACCAAATGCGCTTTAGTGGCAGCTGTCATAGTTGTCATGCGCCCTTTAGAGAAACCGATTTTACGCTCACCAAGCCATTGCTAGAGGCAGCTTTGCGCAGCCGCCAAGTTCAAACTGCCTATTGCAGTCGTCCTGGCCGCACCCCTTGCGCTCCTGAAGCGTACATTCCCAGTGAAAATCAGGCCCAGTAA
- a CDS encoding LysR family transcriptional regulator — protein sequence MELHYLRYFLAVAEELHFSRAAERLHITQPALSRQIHSLENELGVELFRRTKRMVVLTDAGVAFLPEVRKALQQVEQAIQVAQQAARGEIGLLRIAFTPSAMHTMLPEILRRFRNYHANVKLDMTELCTLDQVNALRTEAVDIGLLHPPIEAPFLKLYPLPGEKLVVAIPQAHSLAKYEQLPLKALANEPFILHPRYEGPVLYDQIVALCRQAGFDPHIVHEEVKHQTRVGLVAAGMGVTFIPESLQQSVPIGVVYRTLTGSAPELQLAAAWRNNRVSPVLQEFLNVIQETSTILGGQPV from the coding sequence ATGGAGCTACACTACCTTCGCTATTTCCTGGCGGTTGCAGAAGAACTGCACTTCAGCCGAGCAGCTGAGCGGCTGCACATTACCCAACCGGCTCTTAGCCGACAAATCCACAGTTTGGAAAATGAATTGGGGGTTGAACTCTTTCGGCGAACCAAGCGAATGGTGGTGTTAACCGATGCTGGGGTTGCTTTTCTGCCTGAGGTTCGCAAAGCCCTACAACAAGTGGAGCAAGCCATTCAGGTAGCACAACAAGCAGCCCGTGGCGAAATTGGCTTGCTGCGAATTGCCTTTACGCCATCTGCTATGCACACCATGTTGCCAGAAATTTTGAGGCGGTTTCGCAATTATCATGCCAACGTGAAACTCGACATGACTGAGCTTTGCACCTTGGATCAGGTCAACGCACTCCGTACCGAAGCCGTTGATATTGGGCTATTGCACCCTCCCATTGAGGCACCATTTTTAAAGTTATATCCCCTGCCAGGAGAGAAATTAGTCGTTGCCATACCTCAGGCCCATTCGTTAGCAAAGTATGAGCAATTGCCGCTGAAAGCTCTCGCGAATGAGCCATTTATTCTGCATCCTCGCTATGAAGGTCCAGTGCTGTATGACCAAATCGTGGCTCTCTGTCGTCAAGCTGGATTTGATCCTCACATTGTTCACGAAGAAGTCAAACATCAAACCCGAGTTGGGCTGGTTGCCGCTGGTATGGGAGTTACATTCATTCCTGAGAGTTTGCAGCAATCTGTGCCGATTGGCGTTGTCTACCGCACCCTTACAGGTTCAGCTCCAGAGTTGCAACTTGCTGCGGCCTGGCGGAATAATAGGGTATCTCCTGTACTTCAGGAGTTCCTAAACGTTATTCAAGAGACTAGTACGATCCTAGGCGGACAACCTGTCTGA
- a CDS encoding trypsin-like serine protease, with amino-acid sequence MLKLFPPIGLSAAITTIALFSGPSTSVEAATLSSKLEPNLRQPRYVTAGQPANYIVNSGTGFDGVVELFIGSSQGDFNCSGSLLTSGLHILTAAHCLTDNFGTLIVNDASVFFDLPTGPAAIEATNFFVHPDWDGFADVETFGGDIAIVQLASAAPSNAERYNIYRQTDEIGKVGTKVGYGLTGTGFEGDTISDGAKRSGQNIYDASGEVFGGILPNAVLAYDFDNGSATNDAFGVSFGIADLGLGLNEINSASGDSGGPTLIKGLIAGVTSFGFGAIESDVDSFTNSSFGEFSGDTRVSTYASWIDSILTPDNHVKVPESSNVRALLLTCLLTAFASMSRRPKTGH; translated from the coding sequence ATGCTAAAACTCTTTCCGCCAATTGGTCTATCGGCAGCTATTACCACAATTGCCCTATTCAGTGGCCCGTCTACCAGTGTAGAGGCGGCAACGCTGTCCTCCAAGCTTGAACCTAATCTGCGTCAGCCTCGTTATGTTACTGCCGGTCAGCCAGCCAATTACATCGTTAACTCCGGTACTGGCTTCGATGGCGTTGTTGAGTTGTTCATCGGCAGCAGCCAAGGAGATTTCAATTGCTCAGGCTCTTTGCTCACTTCGGGGCTGCACATTCTCACAGCAGCCCACTGTTTGACAGATAACTTTGGCACGCTCATTGTCAACGATGCCAGTGTTTTTTTTGATTTGCCCACAGGTCCAGCTGCAATCGAGGCAACCAACTTTTTCGTCCATCCAGATTGGGACGGCTTTGCCGACGTTGAAACCTTCGGGGGGGACATTGCAATTGTGCAACTGGCCTCAGCAGCTCCTTCCAATGCAGAGCGCTACAACATTTATCGGCAAACTGACGAGATTGGCAAAGTTGGCACCAAAGTTGGCTATGGTCTTACCGGCACTGGTTTTGAAGGAGATACCATTTCTGATGGTGCCAAACGGTCTGGTCAAAATATCTACGATGCCTCTGGCGAAGTCTTTGGTGGTATCTTACCGAATGCCGTTTTAGCTTACGACTTCGACAATGGTTCAGCCACCAATGATGCCTTTGGCGTGTCTTTTGGTATCGCTGATTTGGGGTTAGGGCTCAATGAAATTAATTCAGCTTCAGGTGATTCCGGTGGGCCAACCTTGATCAAGGGGTTGATTGCCGGAGTCACCTCGTTCGGGTTTGGTGCCATCGAGTCGGACGTAGATAGCTTTACTAATTCTAGTTTTGGCGAGTTCAGCGGTGACACCCGAGTCTCAACCTACGCCAGTTGGATTGATAGCATCCTCACCCCTGACAACCATGTCAAAGTTCCTGAATCCAGCAACGTCAGGGCTCTTTTGTTGACCTGTTTGCTAACTGCTTTCGCTAGCATGAGTCGTCGCCCCAAAACCGGTCACTGA